The Drosophila bipectinata strain 14024-0381.07 chromosome 3L, DbipHiC1v2, whole genome shotgun sequence region GCTTGTTGGCCTAAACGCTTTCATAGCAAGTTCTCCAGCCACCAGCCAGCGATGGCCCACACCCTGGAGCCGGCTCACATGTGACCAATCGATGATGGAACGCCTTTCCTTTGGGGCCTTTGGGTCTAAACTTTAGTGACTTTCATCATTGATAACTCCCCGAAAGTTGTTCTCACctctaaaatgtttttttgatttttttttagcagcaCCGCCAGGAGTCGCAGTCGCCGGATTACCACCACCGCTATGCCAGCAATGGAAAATTGCCCCGGGCGGCGGCCTCCACCAATGGCAATGGCACCACACAAACCGTCACAGTCGATGTGCACCATCACCAGAATGGTGGAGCCACCAAGCAGTTCATGGCcagcaacggcaacaacaacaacaacagcaaccacATTGGCAGCATCAACCACAGTCGCAGCAGCAGTCTGAGCCACAACATCCATGCGGTGGCATACAGCGAACTGAGTGCCGCACCACCGGCCTTTGCCACACCACCCACGCGAAGGCGGTTCTTCAACCACAAGAATCTGCGCAACGCTCTCACCGGCTCCAGTGGAGGCGGAGCGGGAGGTGGTGCTGGAGGAGGCGGCGGCCACAGACGCACTGCCTCCAATGGAGGTTGTCCCATTGACACGGCATCGATCCTATCCGGCGGTAAGTTCAGAATGTGCTCAAGGTGTCGGGGTCAGGGGTTAGCATAGACTTTTCTTGAAGTAGAGactttatttagtttttggtgaaggtatttatttttatacttaattttaaagtttttaggtTTCAATGGcatttatttaagaataacaaacaaaagaaTTAAACGTATTAGAAATATCAGTAATAGAATATCAGTATCAGCCAAGTGAAGTCTCGAATGAAATCCCAAAAACTTTCCTCGAAAAGACATCTCATCCATCATCCAACCATTAGATCACCATCACAATCAGCACCAACATGACCCTGAGCAGCAGGTCACCGGCAAGGAATCGAACGCCCTCAATACCTCCACATGCTCGGATTCGGCGGTCACCCGGCGGCGTCGTAAGAACGTGAGCAACCACAACCTGAAGACCACCTCCGCCCAGCATGGGGCCAGCAGTGAGAACCGCCTGAACAGGCTCAGCCTGGCAGGGACCTCCGTCTATGCCGGACATCTGTCGTCGTTGGTCTTCGGGAAGATCAAGTCCTTGTGGAGCGTCAACTCCTCCAACTCCAGCGAGACGGGATTGAATCAACTATCAGGCAGGGACATTTCCACACTCGCATCCTTCATTCTGCATGCTGCATCCACGTTGATTGCATCTCATTATCCTAATCCTTTTTTCATTATCCTAATCCTTTTTAATTCCTGTTATCCTATCCGCGTTTAGCTTCCCTTTCCTGTACTCGATTTTAAACTTGTAACCCTCCAACTTGGCTGCCCACCGACCCAAACGCTATCTCAAATCGGGCTGTGACATGAGCCACTGCAGCGACGCATGATCTGAAACCACGGTGAATCTATGCCCCTCGACATACGGTCTGAAACGATTGATGCAGATGATCGCCGCCAGACACTCTTGCATGTTGACCTGGGACTTTCAATTCCCAATTAAcctatttttaagatttttctgcgttgtttttaaatattaaaaattattttaaaaaaatctaaaccTTACTTACCCTTCATATCCTTACTTACCCACAGGAAGCGACGCCTTGGACCATTCTCACCATTCCTCGTTGTTGAACGAGAAACTCCAGAAGGATCAGCTCCATGCCCGCCTAGGACTCCTCCTCAACGATCCGGGAAGCAATGGCAATACCAGCAGTAGCGGCAGTGGTTGCGACCCCATCTCAGTGCACTCCACCGCCAgtaccaccagcagcagcggcgTGGGAGCtgccagcaccaccaccagtgGCTCCTCCCAGAACACCAGCCCGGAGCAGACGCTGACCATCGGCGGTGGGCTTTTTAGTGGGAGCCAACTCTCGGTGGCCACCAGCCATGTGAAGGAGGATGCTCTGAGCTTGTGCGGCAAGTTTAAGGCTGGCTGCTCCATGTTGCATGTATACGAACCGCTGCCGAGCAAGGGCAGGAAGGGACCAGCTCGGAGGTCCACCCGAGGACAGCAGGGTACCTCCAGCTCCTCTACGGCAGCGGCGTCGGCAACTGGAGGATCCAGAGGACTCACAGCCTCCACTTTGGCGGCTGTCCAATTGGCTCTTAAGCCCCTCTTCTTTGAGGTGCCCCTCCAGGAGCCAGATCCTCCGTACTTGGGCCGTCAATGGCTGGTCCAGCAGCTCTCCAACATCCTGCTAGGCACCGAAACCCGGGTGGTTCTGATCAACGGACAGCCGGGCACCGGAAAGACCGCCTTCTGCCTCCAGCTAGTGGAGTACTCCTGTTTCGGTCGCCGCCAGATGCAGGACGACCCTGAAGGCATCTACAGCCAGCTACAACTTGGCGCCCACTGCGAGCGAATGCGGGGACTGGCCTCCCACATGGTGGGTTATCACTTCTGCCAGGCGGACGCCAACCTAACCTGCCAGGTGCCGGACTTTGTGCACTCCCTGGCCGCTCAACTGTGCCAGGCTCCGCAGCTGACCGCCTACAGGGACTACCTCCTGTCCGAGCCCCATCTCCAGGACATCCTGAGCGTTCGCGAGTGTATAGCCGATGCGGAGCGAGTGATGAAACTTGCTATTCTGGAGCCACTTGCCCAGCTGCACCGAGCCGGCAAGATTCCGGCGAAGGTGGCTGTTATCGTGGTGGATGCCTTGTGCGAGGCGGAGTACCATCGCCCGGATCACGGACACACCATTGCCAGCTTCCTGGCGCAGCTCACTCCACACTTCCCGACCTGGCTGAAACTGGTCGCCACTGTGCGCACCCAAATGCTGGAGCTGGTGAAGGCTCCAAGCTATACGCAACTTACCCTAGACAGCTGGACCAGTAGCCAGGCCCTGCAGCAAGATATGCTGGACTACATTGCCGCCCGGCTGGCAGACAGCCCGGAAATCAGGATGAACATCGGCGGCGGAGGAGTAGCCGGTGCCCAGTCCTCGCAGGGATCTCAATCGCAGACGAAGTTTGTCTCCCACTTGCAGACCTTGAGCCGGGGCTCCATGCTATATGCCAAGCTCATACTGGATCTCATTGCTCGGGGCCAGTTGGTGATTAAGTCCTCTAGCTACAAGGTGCTTCCAGTGTCCCTGGCCCAGATCTTCCTGTTGCACTTCAACCTGCGCTTCCCTACCGCCCGGAGCTTCGAGCAGGCGGCTCCCATTCTGAACATCTGTCTGGCCGCCCTCTATCCCCTGACGCTGGACGAGATATACTACAGCATGGAAGCCCTGGGTCACGGCCAAGAACCGCTCAGTTGGCCGGAGTTCATGCAGCGCTTCAAGTTGCTAGACGGATTCCTTATTAAGAGGTTGGACAATACTTACATGTTCTTTCACAGTTCCCTGAGGGAATGGCTGATGCGGCGGGATGAGGGCGAGTCGAGCAAATTCCTGTGCGATGCGAGACTGGGCCACGCGGCTATCGCCTTCCGACTGTCCCGTCTGCAGGCTCCACTCTCGCCCCAACTCACACTGGAGCTGGGCCACCACATGCTCAAAGCTCATCTCTACGGAGGCTGCAGTCAGGCGGTGCTGTCGCCGAGGGACTTACAGTCCTACTGGCTGGCCGGAGCGGCGGACAACATCTCCGGATCACTGGGAGCCTTGCGCAACGTCTACAGTCCAAATCTGAAGGTCTCACGCCTGGTGCTCTTGGCCGGAGCCTCCCCGAATCACCGCACCGACTACATGGGCGGAGCACCCATCCTATGCATCGCCGCCCATGAGGGCATCCTGCCCATGGTGAGCCTGCTGCTGGAATTCGGCGCCGACGTGGGTCTGACCAACAGCCAAGGCTGCACCCCGCTCATCCTcgcagccatgcgcggccacTGCGATGTGGTGCGTCCTCTGGTGGCCGCGGGCAGCAGCCTGGGCCAGCTGGACATCACCCAGCGGTGTGCTCTGGTCCATGCCGCTCGCATGGGACACCTGACTGTGGTCAAATACCTTCTAGCTTGCGACTGGACGCCACGTCCCCACTCCCAGGACGTGACCCGTGCAGTGGCCCTGCAGCAGGCCCTGATAGGGTCTGCGGCCCAGGCCCACTGCAAGATTTTGGAGGACCTGCTGGACCTCAACGAGAGTGAGTTTGATCTGGATGTGAACGGAATGGAGCCGAGCAGCGGTGAGCTAGCCTTGACCGCCGCCGCCCGCCACGGTTGCGTCGACGTGGTGGGCATACTGTTGTCTCGCGGCGCTCAGATCGATGCCCGGAACAGGCAGGGGTATTCAGCGTTGTGGTTAGCCGTCAAGGAAGGACACTGGAGCGTGGTAGAGCAGTTACTGCAGCGTGGAGCCCTGCTGGATGAGCCTCTGGGCCAATCCAGAAAGACTCCCTTGATGATAGCTGCAGAGGAGGGACACTTGGAGCTGGTGGAACTCCTCATAGCTAGAGGGGCCTACCTGGAAGCACAAGATCACGAAGGATTCACGGCACTGAGCTGGGCTTGCCTGAGGGGACACTTGTCGGCGACCAAGACCCTCATCGAGAACGGCTGCAATCGCCATCACGAAGACCACAACGGACGAACTGCCCTTGATCTGGCGGCCTATCAGGGTGCCGCCGGTCTGGTGCTTTACCTTCTGGAGCAGGGTGGAAACTTGGAGCACATAGATGTACATGGAATGCGGCCGCTGGATCGCGCCATTGCCTGCCGCAACATCCAGGCGGTGCAGGTGTTTCTGCGCAAAGGCGCCAAGCTGGGACCCACTACATGGAGCATGGCCATGGGCAAGCCGGAGATTCTCGTGGTGCTGCTCAACAAACTGCTGGAGGACGGCAATGTGTTGTACCGGAAGAACCGCTTCCAGGAGGCTGCCCACCGGTATCAGTATGCCCTGCGCAAGATATCCGGCCTGGAGCAGCTCCTCGAACGGAACGCGGTCTTTGCCCAGCTGCGGACTAATCTTCTGCTGAATCTGTCGCGATGCAAGCGAAAACTGAATGTAAGTTAAGATTATTctaagtttaaaatttcatttaactTATCGTTTGTGTTTCAGGAACTTGATGCCTCGATAGATTTAGCCACGCAGGCGATTGCCCAGAAGCCACACAGCTACGAAGGATACTACGCCCGGGCGAAGGCGCGCATGGAGCTGGGTGCCCTGAACGAGGCCCTGGTGGACGCCAACGATGCCATGCAGCAGGCCGCCCAGAGCGGAGTGCTCTGCGAGGTGGTCGAGGTACTAAAGCGGATTCAGACCGAGCTACTTACCCGCATCACCATCAGCAGCGAGGAGCGGGAGCCCGGAAAGCTGGCGCATATCGGCGGCGGAACCTCCTCCTCGTCCGTCTATGAATCTCACCACGAGATCACCGATTTGTAAATGTCGATTGTTGTTTATTCGAATTAATCGGTATACACAATATAGAGATGTCCTTTTAGGTCTAATGTTTGCTATTTATTGCCTTCAAATGTTTTTTTCAGAGAAATATTTCTCTAATTCATTTAATAGCCTACTTTGTAACTGTATCTACGCATGTAAAAATTAGTTGTATACAAATGCCTAATTTAAGCTTCAGTTcttattaatacattttaaaaatatactttaaCTAAATTCGAATTTctttaagtttaaataaaaaaaatatttaaaagaataaTTAACACGTCATTTTGTGAAGTAAGCTTtttggtataaaaattaaatgggaAGACATGTTTTATAATTGTATTGCATACATTTGGGCTTCTACAAACAATTATTTTGAAAGTTTTctagatttttatacccttgcattataattttgttagCTCTCGGTTATAAAGCTATCGACATTCCAGGTTGTATGGAAGTATCCTTTGCACGAAGTATAGTACAAGTATATATGAAAGTCGGAACGGTTGGGATCGCCAAAATACACCCTAAATATGCCAAATAACTGGATGATAATAACTTGTAACTGAAAATTGgagaaaaatttaacaaatatttcatctcaggattttgatgcagaatggtggagaatcgatctagaaatcgtctaaggtattccgcttaagaatcggataagaattggggaagatatggtCTTCCCAGTGGACCCTActggggaaaaccgcattttcaagggatccccccacgaaaaatggacaaaaaatttaaaaaatattttgtctcaggattttgatgcagcaTAGTGGataatcgatctagaaatcgtttaaggtactccgcttgagaatcggatgagaattggggaaaatatagCCTTCCCAGTGGAGCCtacaggggaaaaccgcattttcaagggatccccccacgaaaaatggacaaaaaatttaaaaaatattttgtctcaggattttgatgcagaatggtggagaatcgatctagaaatcgtttaaggtactccgcttgagaatcggataagaattggggaaaatatagCCTTCCCAGTGGAGCCTACAGGGGAAAACCGGATTTTCAAGGTATCACCTCCTTGtctttgtctcaggattttgatgcagaatggtggagaatcgatctagaaatcgtttaaggtactccgcttgagaatcggataagaattggggaaaatatagCCTTCCCAGTGGAGCCtacaggggaaaaccgcattttcaagggatcacctcacgaaaaatggacaaaaaatttaaaaaatatttcgtttcaggattttgatgcagaatggtggagaatcgatctagaaatcgtttaaggtattctgcttaagaatcggataagaattggggaagatatggtCTTCCCAGTGGACCCTActggggaaaaccgcattttcaagggatccccccacgaaaaatgaaaaaaattaaaaaaatattttgtctcaggattttgatgcagaatggtggagaatcgatctagaaatcgtctaaggtattccgcttaagaatcggataagaattggggaagatatggtCTTCCCAGTGGACCCTActggggaaaaccgcattttcaagggatccccccacgaaaaatggacaaaaaatttaacaaatatttcatctcaggattttgatgcagaatggtggagaatcgatctagaaatcgtttaaggtactccgcttgagaatcggataagaattggggaaaatatagCCTTCCCAGTGGAGCCtacaggggaaaaccgcattttcaagggatcacctcacgaaaaatggacaaaaaattaaaaaaatattttgtcttagggttttaatgcaggtattccgcttgagaatcggacaagaattggggaagacaTAGccttcactgtgggccatatagggaattaaattcttataaggatcggcctactatatgCCATATATGCGATACATATCCGATCTTAAccgcaagggtatacaaattcGGGAATCAACTTAttgtttaagaaataaaacattattttataggatttataaaaacacttttaattttaaacaattttaaaacaattataaAAGATTCTTaaacatataatatatacacaATACAAATTTAAGCTATTCGAGCACAAATGACAACTTAAATAGGGAACACTTTAAAAAGGAATGGACAAGttaaaaatgaaatgtttTCAAAACTAAATACTTAAATTGGAAGATGAACAGAGTAGAGAGGTTTGTGcggataaataaataaatcttacAATTTCTGAGAAATGTGCAAGGCAGTTGAACGTTGTGCCACCAGATTTCTTAAGTACAAGTATAAACTTAACGATATCCTATAGATTACATCATCAAATCGATTTTGCATTGAGTTTACACAGTTCTGTGGGTTCCCTATCGTCGCAATGATTCAAGCGCGATTCGACAAGGGGAGCTGCAATCTGCAAGTGCAGAACATAATCGGGAGCTGAAAGAAGAATCTTGTTAGTTTCCAGACATAACAATAATCTACTCTAAATGGGTGAGTGTGTGGTGGAAGAGTGGTGGATGTGGCGAGAAATCATACAGAGGAGCAAGCTGCAAATGAAAACAGAGCATAAGCATATAGGGTTTGCGGAAAGAATGTTTTAGGAATGCGTAATCATGATATTAAATACCAAATCTAGGCTCACTTTGCTCCAGAATGCTCTCCAAGTCATCGGGGCTGTCTATCGTGGGAAAATCAATGTTGGTCGACTCTTTCAGAATAACGGTGATGTCCTTATGGGCGCTCATCAGGAACAAAGGCACATTCGCCTTGGCCAGCTCCTTCTGCAGAGATCCCATGCCTCGAGCGGCTGTAAAATCAAAGTCTGCAAAAGAAAATAGTAAGTTATTAGAGGaaaccttttaaaattattgtcTAGATAGCTAACCATGAACATGAGCGCAGTCCAGCACCACTGGAGCAGTTCCATGAGTGGTCAGCGCTTTGGAGATGCCCGATCGCACCCATTCCACGGCTGGGAAGTACAGAGAGCTGTGTTTTGGACGAATCAGGATGTAGTTAATACCATTGCTGGTCTGCAGCTTGGAGACACTGAGCACAGGTCGGGCGGCGCGATAAACGAGGAAGGCTACATCGGCTCCCACACCCAGCAGTAGGCCAATCTCTACACCCACAGCCAGACTCATTACAAAGGTAATGGCACCTGGCAGCAGCTCTCGACGACTGCAGCGCCACAGCGGACGGATGACCTCGAACTCAATCATGAATATCACAGCCGAGATGATGACTGCACTAAGGGCTGCCTTAGGGATGTACTGGAAGTAGGGAGCCAGCAGGCCCAGCGCCAGGAGAACCAGCACACTTGTATAGCAGCCACCGATCGGTGTCCTCACACCACTCGCATGATTCACAGCACTTCGCGAAAAGGATCCTGTCACGGGCATGGAACTGCAAAAGGCACCGCAAATGTTGCTCATCGAGAGGGCAACCAACTCCCTCGTCGGACTAAGACCGGCTCCTCCAAAGGCTTTTGAAATGGCCACATTGCCAAGAACGGCAATAATGGGTAAAATCAGCATGGAAGGACCCAGTTCCGAAAGCTGAGAATTATAATAGAAATGGAATACTTAAATAAGTATATACTTCGGTCTAAAcgatattaaaataaatcattGGCTCACTTAAGTAGCAACTGCTGGCCAAATTAAAACCGGATTGAAccaatttttgtataaaatgtcAAAGCAATTAAACTTAGCAACTGATTCTCAGCCTGGTCTTACCATTTGCTCAAAGTTCTGGGATATTTCTGTGGCATTCTTGTCCAGAATGGTTGTCTCGAACTTCGGCACTGCCAGCTTGGGCAGGCCACTTTTCACCTTGCCCGTGAGGATGTACGGACAGCTGTCCATCTGCTCGCAGGTGCTGTAGGCCAGAACACTGGTGACTAGCACAACCAGAGCATTGCGACCAGTGGCTATGACCCAGATGGTGCCGCTGATGAGTTGCTGTGCCCGCAAGCTCCGCACTCGGCCATCCAGCTTCACATCTTTGAGTTTCTAAAAGAATATAATAAGATTATAGAAGATATTAAAATGATAAAGCATTTAAACTTACCCGCAGTAACAGTAACACTGTGATGGAGACCAATCCCAGGGTAAAATCACCACGGCGCACTTGATGAAGATTTCCGAACACGGAGCGCATGGTGTGGATGAAGTCCGAGCCGGAGCCACCCTTTAGCCCCAGAAGACCCTTCAGCTGGGAGGTGCCAATGATGACTGCGGTGGCTGAAGTGAAACCCACCGTCACTGGCAGTGAGATGAGGTCCACCAGGGCTCCCAGCTTCAGCACCGCCATTCCAAGTTCCACAATTCCCGATATAAGGCACAGTAATATCGCATACGCTGGACCCGATCCCAGACCGAAGCCCGTGTGCCGGCTGGTCATTAAAGCGAGTAAGGCTGTGGGTCCGATGGTTACCTGCCGGCAGCTGCCAAGCATGGCGTACACGATTCCGCCCACAAAAGCCGAGTACAGGCCGTACTGGGGCTCCAAGCCGGCCAACGTAGCATAGGCCAGACCCTGGGGCAGCACCGTGAGACCCACAGTGATGCCAGCTATCAGATCCGCCACTGCATCCTGGCCAGTGTATCCTTGCAGCCACTTAAGGCCCGGCAGCAGTCGATATCCCCAATCCCTGAGAGTCATGTTGTAGGTATCTGTAAGATAAAGAGACTTGTTAGAGTTCGAAAGCTTTATAACAAAACTATTACACCACACAGGTAATAATCCTCAGAAAGAACTGGAAACCCATTGTACAATAAAATCAGTGTTCTAGTAGGTTCAATGACTTACTTTGCATAATTATATATCTGATCTGATCTTCTGCGTGACAGACAAGCCTATTCAAAAGTAGACTCGCCCGTTTGACGAAAAGAAATTCAAGAACCCAAGACATTGGAGAAAAATACGAGTTTCtggtaaacaaataaaactcTTCCCTCTAATAGGTATGGTATTACCTAAGAAACTTAATGATTCTGTTTATTTTACAAGTCACAAATGTTTAAACTCTCAATTTCTCTAGACTTTTAAACAATACaaatctatttatttaatacCCACACCTAATGCGAATATGATTGATGTTCTGGAATACAATTAACTTTTCAAAAACTGATGAAATTATTAATACTTCTAGAATGAAGCTTCAATAAACTATTTCAACATTTCCAATTAGTTTTCTAGACACCTTCGATAAgaact contains the following coding sequences:
- the LOC108127801 gene encoding sodium-independent sulfate anion transporter isoform X1; its protein translation is MTLRDWGYRLLPGLKWLQGYTGQDAVADLIAGITVGLTVLPQGLAYATLAGLEPQYGLYSAFVGGIVYAMLGSCRQVTIGPTALLALMTSRHTGFGLGSGPAYAILLCLISGIVELGMAVLKLGALVDLISLPVTVGFTSATAVIIGTSQLKGLLGLKGGSGSDFIHTMRSVFGNLHQVRRGDFTLGLVSITVLLLLRKLKDVKLDGRVRSLRAQQLISGTIWVIATGRNALVVLVTSVLAYSTCEQMDSCPYILTGKVKSGLPKLAVPKFETTILDKNATEISQNFEQMLSELGPSMLILPIIAVLGNVAISKAFGGAGLSPTRELVALSMSNICGAFCSSMPVTGSFSRSAVNHASGVRTPIGGCYTSVLVLLALGLLAPYFQYIPKAALSAVIISAVIFMIEFEVIRPLWRCSRRELLPGAITFVMSLAVGVEIGLLLGVGADVAFLVYRAARPVLSVSKLQTSNGINYILIRPKHSSLYFPAVEWVRSGISKALTTHGTAPVVLDCAHVHDFDFTAARGMGSLQKELAKANVPLFLMSAHKDITVILKESTNIDFPTIDSPDDLESILEQTPDYVLHLQIAAPLVESRLNHCDDREPTELCKLNAKSI
- the LOC108127801 gene encoding sodium-independent sulfate anion transporter isoform X2 — translated: MTLRDWGYRLLPGLKWLQGYTGQDAVADLIAGITVGLTVLPQGLAYATLAGLEPQYGLYSAFVGGIVYAMLGSCRQVTIGPTALLALMTSRHTGFGLGSGPAYAILLCLISGIVELGMAVLKLGALVDLISLPVTVGFTSATAVIIGTSQLKGLLGLKGGSGSDFIHTMRSVFGNLHQVRRGDFTLGLVSITVLLLLRKLKDVKLDGRVRSLRAQQLISGTIWVIATGRNALVVLVTSVLAYSTCEQMDSCPYILTGKVKSGLPKLAVPKFETTILDKNATEISQNFEQMLSELGPSMLILPIIAVLGNVAISKAFGGAGLSPTRELVALSMSNICGAFCSSMPVTGSFSRSAVNHASGVRTPIGGCYTSVLVLLALGLLAPYFQYIPKAALSAVIISAVIFMIEFEVIRPLWRCSRRELLPGAITFVMSLAVGVEIGLLLGVGADVAFLVYRAARPVLSVSKLQTSNGINYILIRPKHSSLYFPAVEWVRSGISKALTTHGTAPVVLDCAHVHDFDFTAARGMGSLQKELAKANVPLFLMSAHKDITVILKESTNIDFPTIDSPDDLESILEQSEPRFAPDYVLHLQIAAPLVESRLNHCDDREPTELCKLNAKSI
- the LOC108127801 gene encoding sodium-independent sulfate anion transporter isoform X3; amino-acid sequence: MTLRDWGYRLLPGLKWLQGYTGQDAVADLIAGITVGLTVLPQGLAYATLAGLEPQYGLYSAFVGGIVYAMLGSCRQVTIGPTALLALMTSRHTGFGLGSGPAYAILLCLISGIVELGMAVLKLGALVDLISLPVTVGFTSATAVIIGTSQLKGLLGLKGGSGSDFIHTMRSVFGNLHQVRRGDFTLGLVSITVLLLLRKLKDVKLDGRVRSLRAQQLISGTIWVIATGRNALVVLVTSVLAYSTCEQMDSCPYILTGKVKSGLPKLAVPKFETTILDKNATEISQNFEQMLSELGPSMLILPIIAVLGNVAISKAFGGAGLSPTRELVALSMSNICGAFCSSMPVTGSFSRSAVNHASGVRTPIGGCYTSVLVLLALGLLAPYFQYIPKAALSAVIISAVIFMIEFEVIRPLWRCSRRELLPGAITFVMSLAVGVEIGLLLGVGADVAFLVYRAARPVLSVSKLQTSNGINYILIRPKHSSLYFPAVEWVRSGISKALTTHGTAPVVLDCAHVHDFDFTAARGMGSLQKELAKANVPLFLMSAHKDITVILKESTNIDFPTIDSPDDLESILEQTCSSV